Within Nanoarchaeota archaeon, the genomic segment GATCCCGTAAATGCGCCATCTTTCAATGCCATACTCAATGTTGAAAAATGACATTTATAAATCTTTAAATTATAATCTCTGTAAAGTAGTTACAACTTCTTAACTTCTGGACAATTCTAACTTAAGTAGCCATTTACGATATTTAAGCTTTCTTTTGCCATTCTTTACAATCGGGTAACGTAATTACGACAATTTAGAACCCGTTAAATCTCAAACTTCTGTTATTTCTATGCGTATTCCCTAAAAAGTCAAAGAAACGGGCATTTAATGAAATACGGATAACTGCATGTGTGTAATCGTAAAACATTGAGTATCGCAATCATATTGCAACCTTGTTTGCACAAATATAGATTTATATTATTTGTCAATAAAGTGAACATCAAAGTATCACAAACAGATTTATGATACGATCAATAGGATACCTAAATATATGGCGATACTATGGAATCTCAAAAATTAAAAACCGCAGAAGCAAGCAATAGGAACAAGTTAAAAGAAGCGAAGCCACAGGTTTATGAAAAAATCATGAAATTTAACGAAAAGATTAAAAGAGGCGAAAGCATTGCCATTATTCAGTTTCAGTATAATTATACTTGCAATTTCCGCTGCCAACACTGCTCTGTAAAAGGGTTTCAAGGCAAAAACGATAAAAGGCAATTCACCATAGCGGATGTAAAAGAACTATTCCGGCAGGCTGATGAATTGGGGCTTGCGCGCGTTACAATTACCGGCGGAGAGCCTTTGGTATTCAAGGATTTTGATGAATTGGTAAAAGCTATTGACCCACAAAAATTCTATATCAACTGCGATACTAATGGATGGCTATTGGATGAAAAGAGAGCCAATCATCTAAAGAGCATTGGTGTTGATAGGATTCAATTAAGTCTGGACAGCTTTGATGCTGATGAACATGATGCCTTTAGAAACACCATGGGTGCGTATGACCGGGCAATGAAAGCAATTGATATAGCTCAAGAGGCGGGCTTAGGCATCTTCGTACAAACCGTAGTTACCAAACAAAGGCTTCACTCAGAGGAGTTTATAAAATTTCTAGAATTTTTCAATAAAAAGGGCATAGGCGTATTTGTGACCTATGCAAAGCCTGTTGGTGCATGGGAAGGTAATTTTGAGGCCCTTGTTAATAAGGATGACATGAACTATATGCGGGAGCTTGAGAAAAAGTATAATGTGTTTACGCATTTAACACCCGCCTATGGACTTAATATGGGTTGCATTGCGATTAAAGGAATGTTTTCTGTAACACAGTATGGGGATGTACTACCGTGTCCTTATATTCACGTATCAATCGGAAATGTCTTCGAGGAGCCCCTGAAAGACATCCTTCAAAGAGGAATGAATATCAAATTCTTTGGAGAACGTATCGAAACATGCCTTATTGCAGAGGATAGGGATTTTATTAACAAATACATAGTAAAAAGGGTTTATGGAAAACCTCTTCCAGTTCCCTGTAATGAAGTTTTTACTGAAGAAGACAAAACGCAAAAGCCATTCAACAAAGAAAAGAGCTTATTCCAATCAACATGATATTTACGTGAATCGTGTGGGGCTTATGAACATTACAAACGCCATAGACTTTCTTGAAAAACATGTTCCTAATCCATCAGCGGGTTTGCCTGATGAGTTATTCTATTATATTAGCAAAACAACGCCGCTAGTTAATGTTGATCTTTTAATAAAAGATGAAAAGGGGCGCACACTTTTATCGTGGAGAAACGATAAATATTGCGGAAAAGGATGGCATGTGCCTGGCGGAATTGTCCGGTTTAAGGAAACATTAGAAGAAAGGGTAAAAAAAGTAGCTGAAACAGAAATAGGAGCTGGAGTTACTTTTGAAACAACTCCAATAGCAATAAATCAGTGCATACTTCAAGATAGGGACATACGCGGTCATTTCATTTCGATTTTATACAAATGCCATATACCCGGCACATTCATCCCAAAAAACAAAGGATGCTCTCGCGATGATGCGGGCTATCTTATGTGGCATGATTCTAGTCCTAACAACTTAATAAAATTTCATGAAAGGTATAGAAAATATCTATAAAAATTTCACAATTTAAGAGGTTTGATAATGAAAGCAAAAGATCTTAGTGGACATGCGCCGGGTGGACAAAGAACAAAACTTGCGGAGGTACTTCCTTTGAATACGCCATTTGTTGTACAGATATTTCCCATATACGCATGTAATTTTAAATGTAAATATTGTATCTTTCCATTAGATATTTCCAAGAGAGGATTTATCTCGGACAAGGTTATCATGGACTTTGAACTATTCAAAAAATGTATGGATGATTTCGCCAAATTTCCCGATAAAATAAAGGTGTTGCGTTTTGTAGGTATAGGAGAACCACTATTGCATAAAAACATCGTAGATATGATTAAATACGCGGTTTCAAAAAAGGTAGCAAATAAAGTGGAACTTCTAACAAATGCATCACTTTTGACTCCAGAAGTGTCAGATTCTCTTATCTCGGCAGGGCTTTCGAGATTAGTTGTATCGTTACAAGGAACTTCAAAAGAGAAATACAAAGATATTTGTGGAGTAGATATTGACTTTGAGAAATTCGTTAAAAATATAGCCTATTTTTATAAAAATAAGGGAAATGCGCACGTTTATCTTAAAATCGTAGATACGGCATTAGATAATAAAGAAGACGAGCAGAGATTTTACAAAATTTTTGGAGATATTTGTGACAGCATTGCAATTGAACATGCCGTTCCTATTCATTCAGGTGTGGACTATAAGAAAGTATTGAAAAATAAAGACATAACAGTCACTCAATTCGGGTTGCCTATTTCTGAAGTTCAAATTTGCCCGCAACCATTTTTCCACATGCAGATCAATCCTGATGGAAAAGTAGTTCCTTGTTATTCTTTTGAATATCCTGAAATAATGGGAAACTGCAATGAACAATCAGTACTTGAAGTTTGGAACGGTAAGACTTTCCAACGCTTTAGGAGAACTATGCTTGATGGAACCAAAACAGTGTGCAAAACATGCGCAGAATGTAGTATAATTAAGTATAGATTATTTCCCGAAGATGTCTTGAATAACGATGCTGAAAGGCTTAAAAAAGCATATGAATAGGTGCACTGATGAAAAAACATAAAAAAAATGAAAGAGTTTGTCCAATATGTAAGTGCTCAGAAAAGACTCATCTCTATAAACAGAATTTTAATAACGACGTTATTTCTCCAATAACGGGTTATGATGTTGTCGTATGCAAGAAGTGTGGATTTGCCTATGCAGATAACATACCCCAGCAAAACAAATTCAACGATTATTATGCGTTACAATCAAAATGGGAATTTAATTATAGAAAGGGTGTTGTTTCAAATGAGTATATCAACCACTTCACAAAAATTTTTAACTTTTTAAATCCGCATTTAAAAAACCACAACGCAAGAATAGTGGATATTGGATGTTCGACAGGCGGTTTATTATCAATATTTAAAACAAACGGATATTCCAATCTTTTAGGACTGGACCCATCGCCGTCGTGTGCAAAAACAACAATGGAATTATACAATATTAAAGCAATCGCCAATAATATTTTTGATTTTAAAACTGATGAAAAATTCGATTTGATTACTTTATCTGCGGTCTTGGAACACTTGGTTGACCTTGACAATTCGATGCAAAAAATCAAGTCATTATTAAAAGAAGATGGTTTATTATTCTTAGAAATTCCTGATGCTGAAAGATTTGAACAGCATATCATCCCTCCATTTCAACATTTCAGTACGGAACATATTAATTACTTTTCCAAAGAATCCATAAGAAATTTATTAGCTATGCATTCTTTTAAAATACTGGAGCTGCAACAAACAGAAAATAGAACTAATAGGTCCATAGATCCAGATATTTTTGTTCTATCAAAAAATACAAACGCTGAGAAGTTTAAACTGATCCATGAGGATGTTTCTGAAATACATTTGAGAAATTACATAACCAAAAGTAATAAATATGATTTAGAAACAAAGAAATCCATCCATGATAAGCTATTGAACAAAGACAAAATAATTGTTTGGGGTGTGGGAACGCATACTCAAAGACTATTAAGTTCTGGATTAGATTTATCAAAGATAGTATATTTTGTCGATTCAAACGCAAAATATAGCGATAAAAAGCTAAAAGGAATAGAAATAAAGACACCGGGCGATATCCGGGAGGAAGACATTCCAATATTGATATCCTCTTATTCCTATCAAGAAGAAATTGCTCATCAAATCAAAGAAGTTCTGAAATTAAATAACGAAATAATAAAACTATATTAAGAAGGAAATAATTCCATAGAAACATATATTATGTGGAATCCCTCTTCAAGATAAAAATTAAAAACCATGCGCACAAAATAATTACGAGATGACCCAATGATTACAAAAATTATGCAAGAAGATCTGGAATTCATTATCCGTCAAAAATTACCGTGGGAAATGTTAGATAATTCTACAATTTTAATTGCCGGTGCAAATGGCTACGTACCTGCATATATGCTGGAAACGCTCCTTTATTTAAACGACAAGTGCAATAAAAATATAAAAGTTATCGCGTTAGTTAGGAACAAAGAAAAGGTCCTAAAACGGTTCTGTCACCATAAGAATAGAAAAGACTTGAAATTTATCGTTCAGGACGTTAGTCAGCCAATCATCCTGAAAAAAAACGAGAAGATCAACTATATAATACATGCAGCAAGTCAGGCAATTCCGAAATATTACGATACCGATCCGATAGGAACTCTAAGTGCCAATACGCTCGGAACAATAAACCTATTAAAACTTACAAACAAAGAAGATTTTAAAGGGTTTTTGTTTTTCAGTACCGGAGGAGTTTATGGAAGAGTTGAAGATAAAAACATTCCGATGAATGAAGATGCTTATGGGTACTTAGACCCGACGGATGTTAAGTCGTGTTATAATGAGAGTAAGAGGATGGGCGAAAATATTTGCGTCGGTTGGTTTCACCAGTACGGCATTCCAACGAAAATAGTCCGAATATCTTACGTTTATGGTCCGGGAATGGATTTAAATGATGAACGGGCATTTCATTCATTTGTTTCAGACATAGTTAATAATCGGGATATTTTAATGGAAAGCAGCGGCAATGCTACGAGATCATTTTGTTATATTGCCGATGCTACTTTGGCATTTTTTACTGTTTTACTGAAGGGCGGCAACGGAGAAGCGTATAATGTAGGAACCGAAAAAGAGACAAGTATTTTTGAGTTAGCACGCACTTTAGTAGGGCTATTTCCTGAAAGAGGTATTAAGATTATAAAAAAACAGGATGTAAATACGTTCGATGTTGTTAAAAGCTCAACACGAAGAAGTTGTTTTGACATATCAAAAATCAAATCACTTGGTTGGAAGCCTGTTTTTGATTTAAGCGAAGGTTCTAAGAGAACCATATTAAGTTTTTTAGAGGAATAATATGGAATCAAATTTGTTAGAAATCAGAGCAAAATATCTGTCAGGGATATTAAATAAAGTAGATTATGCCAAACAATGCCAGGCTCATCATGCTCAACTATTTGATTATTCGGAATTTATGAAAAATACGGATATTCGTTCCATTGAGATAACCGATAACGGCGTTTGCATGACCACTAGAGAAATGGGGATAAAGATGATGGCAAATCGCATTGACCGAGGAATTGCCCCCGTAGGTATTCTTAACTCGCTAGAATCTGAAGAAAACGAAGTTAAGGTATTAAAAAATCTTTTAAAAAGAAATTACGAAGATAAGTTCGTAATGATCGATGTCGGAGCAAATATTGGCTGGTATGGCATGAACTTCGCTAAATCATTTCCAAAGTCACAAATATATTCATTCGAACCAATTCCGGAATCTTATGCCAACATATTATCTAATATTGCACTAAATAACTTAACCAATATCACAACAATTCACTCGGGTGTATCGGATCATGAGGGTGTTGAAACGTTTTATTATGACACCGAACTTTCAGGAAATGCATCACTAACCAATCTCAGTGAAAAGAAAAATGTATCAACCGTAAATGCACAGTTAATCACTTTGGATAACTATTGCTCTCAAAAATCAATTAAGCCGGATTTTATCAAAGTTGATGTAGAAGGTGCAGAATTATTTGTTTTTAAAGGTGCTCGAAAAATAATATCCGATAACCACCCGATTGTTTTTGCAGAGATGCTTCGGAAATGGTCTTCAAAATTTGGATATCACCCAAATCAAATTATAGCGCTTTTTAAAGAACTCGATTATAAATGTTATACCTTATGCAAAGAACAACTAATTCCGCTTGAAATTATGACCGATTCAACTGAGGAAAAGAATTTCATTTTCCTCAATCAAAAATACCATAAGATTTAAAAATGATTTAACTAACGATATAATTAAAAAACAAATAACGTAATGACATAAAGCTCATTTGATAAAGAGATGAAATAATGGATAAAATATTATTTATAATTCCGCCGTATATGAATTTTGATAGTTTTGTAAATCCTGCTTTTAATGAGCGCACAACCGTCAAAAAATCAGGTATTTATGGACGCATTATTGCTGAAATGCCGCTAGGAGTGATCTCCATGAGCGCATATTTGAAGAAACACATCACGGTTGAAACAAAACTCATTGATTTCAATATTATTCTAAACAATATGGAAGCTTTTAAATACGAATCATTTTCAGAAATGTTTCAGGATATTCTCTCGACAAAAGAATGGAGCGACTATCAACCAAACATAATAGCGATATCCACTTTGTTTGCCCCCGCATATTATAACATGTTAGATGTTGCAAAAATACTACGAAATCTATTTCCTAATGCTTTGATAACTGCGGGTGGTGGTGTGCCCACCAATATGTATAAAGAAATATATGGGGCTAGCACATGTTTTGACGCTCTTTGCTATGGCGAAGGAGAAAAACCACTGTTGGGACTTGCAAAGGCGACAGACAAAAAAAAGTTCCTGAAAACAAATTCGTCGTGGATTACAAAAGAGAAGATAGAAAACAAAGAGTCTTTTCAACATGATTTCATCGAAAACCTTGATGAGATACCATTTTTTGATTATGATATTTTGAATATGGAGGGTTACAAACAAACATCTCTCCTGTCTTTATTCCCGCTTGAGAAAGAAAGAGGAAGAAAAGGAATGCCAATCATGACATCAAGAGGTTGTATTCATCATTGTTGTTTTTGTTCGTCGCACACAGTCCATGGAAGGAAAATGCGATATAATAGTGTGGGGCGAGTAAAAGAGGATTTCGAGCGCCTAAAAAAACAATATGGAGCGGAAACAATAGTTTTTTTCGATGATCATTTGATGTCTAATAGGCAAAGAGTTTTTAAAATTATTAATCTCCTAAATGACCTGAAATTGACGGCATTTTTCCCATCGTCCTTAGCCCTTTATGCTCTGGATAGAAAAGTTCTTGAAGCTCTAAAAAGCGTTGGTGTAGATAATCTTGTTTTGTCTGTAGAGTCTGGCAGTAATAGGGTTTTAAGGGAAATAATGCACAAGCCTCTTGACCTATCCATAGTAAAACGTGTAATTGCAGACTGTCGGGAATTAGGAATAGCTTCGGATGTGTCGATACTTATAGGGCTTCCGGGAGAAACAAAACAAGACATAGAAGATGCCAGAGTATTTTTAAAAACACTTGACGCAACGTGGTTCAGAATCAGTATGGCAACTCCGCTTGTTGGCAGCGAAATGCTTGATATTTGCATCAAAAACAACTATATTAAAGGAGATTACATAAATTGTGATTTCAAAAAAGCGGTTGTTGAAACTAAAGATTTTACAGCAGAATACATACAAGAAAAAGCATATTTACTAAATCTTGAACTTAATTTTGTATCCAATAGTGATTTTAGATTGGGAAATTACGAAACAGCATTAAAAGGATTTGAAAACGCAATAAAAACAAAGAGCGATCATGCATTTGCCTATTATTTTGCGGCCAAGTGCTATGAGATGATGAATTTAGAAGAAAAATACGAAGAATACAAAACGAAGTATCAAGAAATAATAAAAGAATCTGAATTTTGGAGAAACTACGCCAAACAATTTAACCTGGCTGAATTAAAATGATTTGCCTCGTGAACTCAATAAAAGATTTGATAACTTATTAAAAACATCCAAAGCATAGTCAAGAGGGTCTAAATGGTTAAAAACGACATATTTAAAAAATTATTCATTTTTGAAATGGCTAACAACCATATGGGCAGCTTGGAACATGGCTTGAAGATAATAAGAGAATTCCACGAAGTCAGCAAAAAGTTTGATTTCAAATTTGGCTTTAAGCTTCAATACAGGGATTTAGATACATTCATTCATCCGGATTTTAAAAATAGGATGGATATTAAATACATAAAACGCTTCTCAGAAACAAGATTGAAAGAAAGTGAATTAAAAATACTAAAAGACGAGATTAAAAAACACGGCTTTATAGCCATATGCACGCCTTTTGATGAAAACTCGGTTGACTTAATCGAAAAACACGATTTCGATATAATAAAAATCGGCAGCTGTTCATTCACAGACTGGCCATTATTGGAAAGAATAGCGAAAACTGAAAAACATGTAATTGCCTCCACAGCTGGCGCGTCACTGGAAGAAATAGACCGCGTAGTATCGTTTTTTGAGCACAGGAAGAAAGATTTCTGCTTAATGCATTGCGTAGGCGAGTATCCAACCCGCAATAAGGTATTGGAATTGAATCAAATAGATTTTCTGCGCGAAAGATACCCCGACATCGCCATAGGTTATTCAACGCATGAAGAACCCGGTAATTTAGATGCAATTAAGATAGCAGTAAGTAAAAGGGCAGCTGTTTTTGAAAGGCACGTAGGTATTAAAACAGACAAATATGCTCTCAATACATATTCATCCACACAGGAACAAATCAATAACTGGCTGTTATCCGCACAAGATGCATATGCTATGTGCGGGGTTTCGGACATAAGGAGAGATTGCTCGGAAAAGGAAAAAGCAGACTTATGCGGCCTGAAAAGAGGGGTCTTTGCCAAAAGAAACATAAAAAAAGGCGAAAAACTGGATATGGCGAATACATTTTTTGCGATACCCAATGTTAAAAACCAGATACTTGCCAATGATTTTTCCAAATACATGGAATACTGTGCAAACAAAGAAATAACCCTGAATAAACCCATATTGTTTAATGAAGTCGTAATGAAAAATTTGAGAGAAAAATTTTTACAGATCATCCAGCGCGTCAGGCAAATTCTCATCGACAGCAAGATAACTCTTCCAAACAAGATTGAATTTGAATTGTCCCACCATTACGGCATTGAAAAATTCGATGAATATGGGGCAGTAATAATCAGCTGCATAAACAGGGAGTACTGCAAAAAGATAATCATAATGCTTCCCGGGCAAAAGCATCCGGTACATTACCATGAAAAGAAAGAGGAAACATTTCATGTTCTCTATGGAGATATTACCATAACACTTGAAGACGTCGAAAAGGAATACAAGCCAGGTGAGCTAATTATTGTTGAAAGGGGCGTCAAGCATAGTTTCAGATCTAAAAACGGCGTGGTTTTTGAGGAAGTCTCAACCACACACTATAAAAACGACTCGTTCTATGAAGACGCACAAATAACACAAAATAAGAACCGTAAAACCGAAATGACATTTTGGTCCGACTGGTTAGTTAAGCCAATAGCATAATTTAGAATAATTCCCGTCAAGCGTCGTCTTTTAATTTATAAACAATAAGAAACTCATAAATATCTCTAGAGGCACCAGCTACAATGCCTATCGAGGGTCAAAATGCGAACAAAAGAAGAGATAAAAAAAGAAATTTTTGGCAAAGTAAAGGAATACTGCCTGCTAGCCCACAAAAAAGACGAATTTATTCCCGGCAAATCAAAGATAAACTATGCCGGCCGCGTTTTTGACGAAAAAGAAATTATATCCCTTGTTGATTCTGCGCTCGAATTCTGGCTCACGGCAGGCAGATTTGCAGCGCAGTTTGAAAAGGAATTTGCAGATTTTCTGGGCGTAAAATATTGCCTGCTGACAAATTCCGGCTCATCAGCCAATCTTCTTGCAGTTTCTGCCTTGACTTCATCGGCTCTTGGAGACAAGCAGCTAAAACCCGGAGACGAAGTAATAACCGTTGCTGCGGGATTTCCAACAACCGTAAATCCTATTGTGCAGAATGGGCTTGTTCCTGTGTTTGTGGATGTTGCTCTTGGCACATACAATATTCAGCATAACAGAATTGAAGATGCCATCACTGAAAAGACAAAAGCCATAATTGTCGCGCACACAATGGGCAATCCGTTCAATTTAAATGAAGTTGCAAAAATTGCAAAAAAACACAACCTCTGGCTTATAGAAGATTCATGCGACGCATTGGGCTCAAAATACGATGGAAAATATACCGGAACTTTCGGAGACATAGCGACATTCAGCTTCTATCCGGCCCACCATATCACTATGGGTGAAGGAGGCGCGCTTGTAACAAATAATCCTCAACTAAAACAGCTAATAGAATCATTTAGGGACTGGGGGCGGGACTGTTACTGCGGGCCGGGATGCGACAATACGTGCGGAAAAAGATTCAGCCAGCAATTGGGCACACTTCCGTTCGGGTATGATCATAAATACATGTACTCGCACATAGGATACAACCTAAAAGTCACTGACATGCAGGCTGCCATCGGAGTTGAACAGCTCAAAAAACTCCCGGAATTTATTGATGCGCGCAAAAGAAATTTCAAATTATTATACAACGGGCTGAAAAAGTACGATAAATATTTCATTATGCCTGAAACTGAAAAAGGGGCTGATCCGAGCTGGTTTGGATTTCTCCTGACAATCCGTGAAGGCGCAGGATTCACAAAGAATGATATCGTAAAATACCTTGAAGATAATAAAATAGCGACAAGGATGCTGTTTGCAGGCAATATTACGCGCCAGCCAAGCTTTAAGAATATTAACTATCGCATATCCGGCGGCCTTGAAAACACTGACAATATAATGAATAACACGTTTTGGATTGGAGTTTATCCCGGAATGACTGAAAGCATGATTGATTATATAATAAGTAGTTTTGATAAATTCATGTGCGACAAAATCTCGCAAGAAAAATAATTCATGGAAGTGTAGCTATGTGGAGTGATAATGTAACTGTTTGCCTTCTTTGTCGTAATGAAGAAAAAAGAATCGAAAATGCAATCAGGAATTTCAAAGACAAATTCAAAATACTGGTTATAGACGACATCCCGCCAAGCACGGATCGCACTCATGAAATCTGCAAAAAGCTTTGCGTAGAGTATACAAATGTAAACAGAGGCAACCGCGCTGAGCAGCCTGATTTAATGAATAAATTTTGGAAAAAGGTTAAAACTGAGTATATGCTTTTTGCGGCATGCGGCGAATATATTCCGGACGAATTACTGCAATTATATGCAAAAGTTGCAAACGAAAAATCATACGATGTTGTGCGCGCATGGAGAATAAGCATCACTGCCGGAAAGCATCTTTTGGTGTGGGGCGATGCCCGTAAATTCACAAAAAGAACAAAAGGCATAGGGCATTTACGATTCATGCGACGGGGAAGCATAGACTACAAAGGCAACATAATACACCGTGAAGGGAAAATGGTCAATCCGGAAAAATCATTAGCACCGTCAATTGATCCGCACCTTATGTTTTATCAGTTCAGGGATTATGACTCTTCATGGACCGAAATCAAACACGCAGGATACAACGATATCAATGCGATACAGCTTTATG encodes:
- a CDS encoding radical SAM protein; the protein is MESQKLKTAEASNRNKLKEAKPQVYEKIMKFNEKIKRGESIAIIQFQYNYTCNFRCQHCSVKGFQGKNDKRQFTIADVKELFRQADELGLARVTITGGEPLVFKDFDELVKAIDPQKFYINCDTNGWLLDEKRANHLKSIGVDRIQLSLDSFDADEHDAFRNTMGAYDRAMKAIDIAQEAGLGIFVQTVVTKQRLHSEEFIKFLEFFNKKGIGVFVTYAKPVGAWEGNFEALVNKDDMNYMRELEKKYNVFTHLTPAYGLNMGCIAIKGMFSVTQYGDVLPCPYIHVSIGNVFEEPLKDILQRGMNIKFFGERIETCLIAEDRDFINKYIVKRVYGKPLPVPCNEVFTEEDKTQKPFNKEKSLFQST
- a CDS encoding NUDIX domain-containing protein — protein: MNITNAIDFLEKHVPNPSAGLPDELFYYISKTTPLVNVDLLIKDEKGRTLLSWRNDKYCGKGWHVPGGIVRFKETLEERVKKVAETEIGAGVTFETTPIAINQCILQDRDIRGHFISILYKCHIPGTFIPKNKGCSRDDAGYLMWHDSSPNNLIKFHERYRKYL
- a CDS encoding radical SAM protein, whose protein sequence is MKAKDLSGHAPGGQRTKLAEVLPLNTPFVVQIFPIYACNFKCKYCIFPLDISKRGFISDKVIMDFELFKKCMDDFAKFPDKIKVLRFVGIGEPLLHKNIVDMIKYAVSKKVANKVELLTNASLLTPEVSDSLISAGLSRLVVSLQGTSKEKYKDICGVDIDFEKFVKNIAYFYKNKGNAHVYLKIVDTALDNKEDEQRFYKIFGDICDSIAIEHAVPIHSGVDYKKVLKNKDITVTQFGLPISEVQICPQPFFHMQINPDGKVVPCYSFEYPEIMGNCNEQSVLEVWNGKTFQRFRRTMLDGTKTVCKTCAECSIIKYRLFPEDVLNNDAERLKKAYE
- a CDS encoding class I SAM-dependent methyltransferase, with protein sequence MKKHKKNERVCPICKCSEKTHLYKQNFNNDVISPITGYDVVVCKKCGFAYADNIPQQNKFNDYYALQSKWEFNYRKGVVSNEYINHFTKIFNFLNPHLKNHNARIVDIGCSTGGLLSIFKTNGYSNLLGLDPSPSCAKTTMELYNIKAIANNIFDFKTDEKFDLITLSAVLEHLVDLDNSMQKIKSLLKEDGLLFLEIPDAERFEQHIIPPFQHFSTEHINYFSKESIRNLLAMHSFKILELQQTENRTNRSIDPDIFVLSKNTNAEKFKLIHEDVSEIHLRNYITKSNKYDLETKKSIHDKLLNKDKIIVWGVGTHTQRLLSSGLDLSKIVYFVDSNAKYSDKKLKGIEIKTPGDIREEDIPILISSYSYQEEIAHQIKEVLKLNNEIIKLY
- a CDS encoding NAD-dependent epimerase/dehydratase family protein — its product is MITKIMQEDLEFIIRQKLPWEMLDNSTILIAGANGYVPAYMLETLLYLNDKCNKNIKVIALVRNKEKVLKRFCHHKNRKDLKFIVQDVSQPIILKKNEKINYIIHAASQAIPKYYDTDPIGTLSANTLGTINLLKLTNKEDFKGFLFFSTGGVYGRVEDKNIPMNEDAYGYLDPTDVKSCYNESKRMGENICVGWFHQYGIPTKIVRISYVYGPGMDLNDERAFHSFVSDIVNNRDILMESSGNATRSFCYIADATLAFFTVLLKGGNGEAYNVGTEKETSIFELARTLVGLFPERGIKIIKKQDVNTFDVVKSSTRRSCFDISKIKSLGWKPVFDLSEGSKRTILSFLEE
- a CDS encoding FkbM family methyltransferase → MESNLLEIRAKYLSGILNKVDYAKQCQAHHAQLFDYSEFMKNTDIRSIEITDNGVCMTTREMGIKMMANRIDRGIAPVGILNSLESEENEVKVLKNLLKRNYEDKFVMIDVGANIGWYGMNFAKSFPKSQIYSFEPIPESYANILSNIALNNLTNITTIHSGVSDHEGVETFYYDTELSGNASLTNLSEKKNVSTVNAQLITLDNYCSQKSIKPDFIKVDVEGAELFVFKGARKIISDNHPIVFAEMLRKWSSKFGYHPNQIIALFKELDYKCYTLCKEQLIPLEIMTDSTEEKNFIFLNQKYHKI
- a CDS encoding B12-binding domain-containing radical SAM protein, yielding MDKILFIIPPYMNFDSFVNPAFNERTTVKKSGIYGRIIAEMPLGVISMSAYLKKHITVETKLIDFNIILNNMEAFKYESFSEMFQDILSTKEWSDYQPNIIAISTLFAPAYYNMLDVAKILRNLFPNALITAGGGVPTNMYKEIYGASTCFDALCYGEGEKPLLGLAKATDKKKFLKTNSSWITKEKIENKESFQHDFIENLDEIPFFDYDILNMEGYKQTSLLSLFPLEKERGRKGMPIMTSRGCIHHCCFCSSHTVHGRKMRYNSVGRVKEDFERLKKQYGAETIVFFDDHLMSNRQRVFKIINLLNDLKLTAFFPSSLALYALDRKVLEALKSVGVDNLVLSVESGSNRVLREIMHKPLDLSIVKRVIADCRELGIASDVSILIGLPGETKQDIEDARVFLKTLDATWFRISMATPLVGSEMLDICIKNNYIKGDYINCDFKKAVVETKDFTAEYIQEKAYLLNLELNFVSNSDFRLGNYETALKGFENAIKTKSDHAFAYYFAAKCYEMMNLEEKYEEYKTKYQEIIKESEFWRNYAKQFNLAELK
- a CDS encoding N-acetylneuraminate synthase family protein, encoding MVKNDIFKKLFIFEMANNHMGSLEHGLKIIREFHEVSKKFDFKFGFKLQYRDLDTFIHPDFKNRMDIKYIKRFSETRLKESELKILKDEIKKHGFIAICTPFDENSVDLIEKHDFDIIKIGSCSFTDWPLLERIAKTEKHVIASTAGASLEEIDRVVSFFEHRKKDFCLMHCVGEYPTRNKVLELNQIDFLRERYPDIAIGYSTHEEPGNLDAIKIAVSKRAAVFERHVGIKTDKYALNTYSSTQEQINNWLLSAQDAYAMCGVSDIRRDCSEKEKADLCGLKRGVFAKRNIKKGEKLDMANTFFAIPNVKNQILANDFSKYMEYCANKEITLNKPILFNEVVMKNLREKFLQIIQRVRQILIDSKITLPNKIEFELSHHYGIEKFDEYGAVIISCINREYCKKIIIMLPGQKHPVHYHEKKEETFHVLYGDITITLEDVEKEYKPGELIIVERGVKHSFRSKNGVVFEEVSTTHYKNDSFYEDAQITQNKNRKTEMTFWSDWLVKPIA
- the rfbH gene encoding lipopolysaccharide biosynthesis protein RfbH: MRTKEEIKKEIFGKVKEYCLLAHKKDEFIPGKSKINYAGRVFDEKEIISLVDSALEFWLTAGRFAAQFEKEFADFLGVKYCLLTNSGSSANLLAVSALTSSALGDKQLKPGDEVITVAAGFPTTVNPIVQNGLVPVFVDVALGTYNIQHNRIEDAITEKTKAIIVAHTMGNPFNLNEVAKIAKKHNLWLIEDSCDALGSKYDGKYTGTFGDIATFSFYPAHHITMGEGGALVTNNPQLKQLIESFRDWGRDCYCGPGCDNTCGKRFSQQLGTLPFGYDHKYMYSHIGYNLKVTDMQAAIGVEQLKKLPEFIDARKRNFKLLYNGLKKYDKYFIMPETEKGADPSWFGFLLTIREGAGFTKNDIVKYLEDNKIATRMLFAGNITRQPSFKNINYRISGGLENTDNIMNNTFWIGVYPGMTESMIDYIISSFDKFMCDKISQEK